A window of Christiangramia forsetii KT0803 contains these coding sequences:
- the gdhA gene encoding NADP-specific glutamate dehydrogenase, which translates to MEENIKNFLEKVSTRNQNEPEFMQAVHEVAETVIPFIEKNKKYQNKMLLERMVEPERVVMFRIPWLDDSGDIQVNRGFRIQMNSAIGPYKGGLRFHPSVNLSILKFLAFEQVFKNSLTTLPMGGGKGGSDFDPKGKSDNEVMKFCQSFMTELQRHIGADCDVPAGDIGVGGREIGFLFGQYKRIQNEFTGILTGKGRSYGGSLIRPEATGYGNVYFAQNMLKTKGEKLEGKTIVISGAGNVAQYAAEKATELGAKVVTMSDSGGFIYDADGIDTEKLQFIMELKNERRGRISEYVDKYSSAEYHEGETPWGIKCDVALPCATQNELEGEDAKTLVKNGCICVGEGANMPCTPEAIEVFSKEKILFSPGKASNAGGVATSGLEMSQNSMRYSWTSEEVDKKLHEIMNDIHEACVEYGTTEGGFVDYVKGANIAGFVKVADAMLAQGVV; encoded by the coding sequence ATGGAAGAAAACATCAAAAATTTCCTGGAAAAGGTGTCAACCAGAAACCAGAATGAACCAGAATTTATGCAAGCGGTTCATGAGGTAGCAGAAACGGTAATTCCTTTTATAGAAAAAAATAAAAAATATCAGAATAAAATGCTTCTCGAGCGAATGGTAGAACCTGAGCGAGTGGTAATGTTTAGAATTCCCTGGTTAGATGATAGTGGCGATATACAAGTAAACCGTGGTTTCCGTATTCAAATGAATTCGGCAATTGGACCATATAAAGGAGGTTTACGTTTTCATCCTTCTGTAAACCTTAGTATTCTTAAATTCCTTGCCTTTGAGCAGGTTTTTAAGAATAGCCTTACTACCCTGCCAATGGGCGGAGGTAAAGGAGGTTCAGATTTTGATCCTAAAGGAAAATCTGATAATGAAGTAATGAAGTTTTGCCAGAGTTTTATGACAGAGCTTCAAAGACATATAGGAGCAGATTGTGATGTTCCTGCTGGAGATATAGGTGTTGGTGGCCGTGAAATAGGCTTTTTGTTTGGTCAGTACAAAAGAATCCAGAATGAGTTTACCGGTATCTTAACCGGAAAAGGGCGTTCATATGGTGGTTCTTTAATTAGACCGGAAGCAACTGGTTATGGAAATGTTTATTTCGCCCAAAACATGCTAAAGACCAAAGGTGAAAAACTAGAGGGAAAAACTATAGTGATCTCAGGAGCTGGAAACGTAGCTCAGTATGCTGCGGAAAAAGCAACAGAATTAGGAGCTAAAGTAGTGACTATGTCAGATTCCGGAGGATTTATTTATGACGCAGATGGAATTGATACTGAAAAGCTTCAGTTCATCATGGAATTAAAGAATGAGAGAAGAGGAAGAATCAGCGAATACGTTGATAAATATTCTTCAGCTGAGTATCATGAAGGTGAAACTCCATGGGGAATCAAGTGTGATGTAGCACTTCCTTGTGCCACTCAAAATGAGCTGGAAGGAGAAGATGCAAAGACATTGGTAAAGAACGGATGTATATGTGTTGGTGAAGGGGCAAATATGCCTTGTACGCCAGAAGCTATTGAAGTATTCTCAAAAGAAAAAATACTTTTCTCTCCAGGAAAAGCATCGAATGCCGGAGGGGTTGCAACTTCAGGTCTGGAGATGTCCCAAAACTCGATGAGATATAGCTGGACTTCAGAAGAAGTAGATAAAAAACTTCACGAGATCATGAATGATATTCATGAGGCATGTGTAGAATATGGAACTACAGAAGGTGGTTTTGTAGATTACGTGAAAGGTGCAAATATTGCCGGTTTCGTAAAAGTGGCTGATGCAATGCTTGCTCAGGGTGTTGTTTAA
- a CDS encoding response regulator: MGQKVELACIIDDDKIYVNLVKKIIEIKNLSENLLIYKNGKEALDYFKDIMENTTDEDKLPDIIFLDLNMPVMDGWEFLNEFIKIKNGLNKKITLYVVSSSIDPRDLERAKSINLVTDYLIKPIELKKFEKIFAKTAA; encoded by the coding sequence ATGGGGCAAAAAGTAGAACTGGCGTGTATCATCGATGATGATAAGATATACGTTAATTTAGTGAAGAAAATAATTGAGATAAAAAATCTTTCAGAAAACTTACTCATTTATAAGAACGGCAAAGAAGCCTTGGATTATTTCAAGGATATTATGGAAAATACTACTGATGAAGACAAACTTCCAGACATTATTTTCCTTGACTTAAATATGCCGGTGATGGATGGTTGGGAATTCTTAAATGAATTTATTAAGATCAAAAACGGTTTAAATAAGAAAATCACTTTATATGTGGTAAGTTCTTCTATAGATCCCCGTGATCTGGAAAGAGCAAAGTCTATTAATCTTGTAACAGACTATCTTATCAAGCCAATTGAATTGAAAAAATTCGAGAAAATTTTTGCGAAAACCGCTGCCTGA
- a CDS encoding TraR/DksA family transcriptional regulator, with amino-acid sequence MSTEVKERHSDADLAEFKALIKSKIEKAQQQLENYQNAYKNDGNNGTDDTSPTFKAFEEGSETMSKEANSQLAIRQEKFIRDLKNALMRIENKTYGICRVTGKLIAKERLLLVPHATLSIEAKNMQR; translated from the coding sequence ATGTCTACAGAAGTAAAAGAACGTCACAGCGACGCCGATTTGGCAGAGTTTAAGGCTCTAATTAAAAGTAAGATTGAGAAGGCTCAGCAGCAACTTGAGAATTATCAAAATGCTTACAAGAACGACGGTAATAATGGTACCGATGACACTTCTCCAACCTTTAAAGCGTTTGAAGAAGGAAGTGAAACTATGAGTAAAGAAGCAAATTCTCAATTAGCGATCCGCCAGGAGAAATTCATAAGAGATCTTAAGAATGCTTTGATGCGTATTGAGAATAAGACTTATGGTATTTGTAGAGTTACTGGAAAGCTAATCGCAAAAGAGAGATTGTTGCTGGTTCCTCATGCGACTCTTAGTATCGAAGCAAAGAATATGCAACGTTAG
- the ileS gene encoding isoleucine--tRNA ligase, which produces MSKKFPEYKGLDLPKVAEEILNYWEENDIFEKSVSTREGKEPFIFFEGPPSANGLPGIHHVMARAIKDIFCRYKTQKGFQVKRKAGWDTHGLPVELGVEKELGITKEDIGTKISIEKYNEACKNAVMRYTDVWNDLTKKMGYWVDMEDPYVTYKSKYMETVWWLLSEIYNKDLIYKGYTIQPYSPKAGTGLSSHELNQPGTYQDVTDTTVTAMFKAKEETLPEFLKNTENLFFIAWTTTPWTLPSNTALTVGPKIQYVSVKTYNQYTFEPITIIVAKELAEKQFDKKFKKVSSDEDLKSYSEGDKKIPYFISEESFSGKDLVGIKYEQLLPYAQPNDNPENAFRIISGDFVTIEDGTGIVHTSPTFGADDALVAKQATPEVPPLLVKDQNGNLVPLVDLQGKFRPEMGELAGKYVKNEYYDEGQAPEKSVDVELAIKLKEENRAFKVEKYVHSYPNCWRTDKPILYYPLDSWFIKVTEFKDRMHELNQTINWKPKSTGEGRFGNWLANANDWNLSRSRYWGIPLPIWRTEDGTEVKVMGSIAQLKEEMAKAVEAGVLEKDIFEGFEPGDMSEENYDKVDLHKNVVDTITLVSDSGKPMKREADLIDVWFDSGSMPYSQWHYPFENKEKVEDKWRKADFIAEGVDQTRGWFYTLHAIATMIFDDVAYKNVVSNGLVLDKNGQKMSKRLGNAADPFETISVYGPDATRWYMIANANPWDNLKFDIEGIGEVQRKFFGTLYNTYSFFILYANIDEFSYAEDDVALEKRPEIDRWILSELHTLIERVDKFYADYEPTKATRAISEFVQENLSNWFVRLSRRRFWKGDYEQDKISAYQTLYTCLETVAKLGAPVAPFFMDRLFKDLNVVTGKDKSESVHIADFPAYEPGFVDKSLERKMEKAQTISSLVLSLRKKEMIKVRQPLQRVMIPVLDEAQKKEIEAVEDLIKSEVNVKDIELIDDASGLLVKQIKPNFRVLGPRFGKYIKLIISKINNFSAEDISKIESEGEIAVEINEKMVNLSLDEVEISSQDIEGWLVASSGSLTVALDVSISPELKKEGVARELVNRIQNLRKDSGYEVTDTIDVTLQKDGIIEDAVNDNISYIKNETLTATLEFAEVVNDGAEVEFDDVATKLFIKKH; this is translated from the coding sequence ATGAGCAAAAAGTTCCCTGAATACAAAGGTCTGGACCTGCCTAAGGTGGCAGAAGAAATCCTCAATTATTGGGAAGAAAATGATATTTTCGAAAAGAGCGTGTCTACCCGTGAAGGGAAGGAGCCTTTCATATTTTTTGAAGGTCCACCTTCAGCAAATGGTTTACCGGGAATTCACCATGTGATGGCACGTGCTATTAAAGATATTTTTTGCCGGTACAAAACTCAAAAAGGTTTCCAGGTAAAGCGTAAGGCCGGATGGGATACTCACGGTCTTCCTGTGGAGTTGGGAGTAGAGAAAGAGCTTGGAATTACCAAAGAGGATATAGGGACTAAAATAAGCATTGAAAAGTATAACGAAGCCTGTAAGAATGCGGTGATGCGTTATACTGATGTTTGGAACGATCTTACTAAGAAGATGGGCTACTGGGTAGATATGGAAGATCCATATGTCACCTACAAGTCAAAATATATGGAAACAGTATGGTGGCTGCTTTCCGAGATCTATAATAAGGATCTTATTTACAAAGGCTACACTATTCAGCCTTATTCACCAAAAGCCGGAACCGGATTAAGTTCTCATGAGTTGAATCAACCGGGGACTTATCAGGATGTGACCGATACTACGGTTACCGCTATGTTTAAAGCGAAGGAGGAAACACTGCCGGAGTTTTTAAAGAATACTGAAAATTTATTTTTTATTGCTTGGACTACTACTCCATGGACACTACCTTCGAACACAGCCCTAACAGTTGGACCAAAAATTCAATATGTAAGTGTAAAAACTTATAACCAATATACCTTCGAGCCAATTACCATTATTGTGGCGAAGGAGCTTGCTGAAAAGCAGTTTGACAAAAAATTCAAAAAAGTTTCGTCAGATGAGGATTTGAAATCTTATTCAGAAGGAGACAAGAAAATTCCTTATTTCATTTCCGAAGAAAGTTTTTCAGGTAAAGATCTTGTTGGGATCAAATATGAGCAATTACTGCCATATGCCCAGCCTAACGACAATCCCGAAAATGCCTTCAGAATAATTTCAGGGGATTTTGTAACTATAGAAGATGGTACCGGGATTGTACACACTTCACCTACATTTGGTGCAGATGATGCCCTGGTGGCTAAACAGGCGACTCCTGAAGTTCCACCGTTGCTTGTTAAAGATCAAAATGGAAATCTGGTTCCGCTTGTAGATCTTCAGGGAAAATTTAGACCAGAAATGGGAGAATTGGCCGGGAAGTATGTAAAGAATGAATATTATGACGAAGGTCAGGCTCCGGAAAAATCTGTGGATGTTGAGCTGGCGATCAAGTTAAAAGAAGAGAATAGGGCATTTAAAGTAGAAAAGTATGTTCACAGCTACCCAAATTGCTGGAGAACAGATAAACCAATATTATATTATCCTCTTGATTCCTGGTTTATAAAAGTGACTGAATTCAAAGACAGAATGCATGAGCTTAACCAGACGATCAACTGGAAACCTAAATCTACCGGAGAAGGACGTTTTGGAAACTGGCTTGCTAATGCCAATGACTGGAACTTAAGCCGTAGTAGATATTGGGGAATTCCGCTTCCTATCTGGAGAACCGAGGATGGAACCGAAGTGAAGGTTATGGGCTCCATAGCTCAACTCAAGGAAGAAATGGCGAAAGCTGTAGAAGCCGGAGTTCTGGAAAAGGATATTTTCGAAGGTTTTGAGCCCGGAGATATGAGTGAAGAGAACTACGATAAAGTAGATCTTCACAAGAATGTTGTAGATACGATTACACTGGTTTCTGATTCTGGTAAACCCATGAAACGTGAAGCAGACCTTATAGATGTGTGGTTTGATTCTGGTTCTATGCCTTATTCACAATGGCATTATCCCTTCGAGAATAAAGAAAAAGTAGAAGATAAATGGCGTAAAGCCGATTTTATTGCTGAAGGCGTAGATCAAACCCGTGGTTGGTTTTATACCCTTCATGCGATCGCAACCATGATCTTTGACGATGTTGCCTATAAAAATGTGGTTTCTAACGGTCTTGTGTTAGATAAGAACGGGCAGAAAATGTCCAAGCGATTAGGAAATGCGGCAGATCCTTTTGAAACTATTTCGGTTTATGGACCTGATGCCACCCGTTGGTACATGATTGCCAATGCCAATCCGTGGGATAATCTAAAATTCGATATCGAAGGGATAGGAGAAGTTCAGCGTAAATTCTTCGGAACCTTATATAACACATATTCATTCTTTATCCTTTATGCGAACATCGATGAATTCAGTTATGCTGAAGATGATGTTGCTTTAGAAAAAAGACCTGAAATAGACCGATGGATACTTTCAGAATTGCATACGCTTATTGAAAGAGTAGATAAATTCTACGCAGATTATGAACCAACAAAGGCGACCCGGGCAATTTCAGAATTTGTTCAGGAGAACTTGAGTAACTGGTTTGTGAGGTTAAGCAGAAGAAGATTTTGGAAAGGCGATTATGAGCAGGATAAGATTTCAGCTTATCAAACCCTGTATACCTGTCTGGAAACTGTGGCAAAGCTTGGGGCTCCCGTAGCGCCGTTCTTTATGGATAGACTCTTTAAAGATCTAAACGTGGTAACAGGTAAAGACAAGTCAGAATCTGTTCATATTGCTGATTTTCCGGCTTATGAACCAGGATTTGTTGATAAATCTTTAGAGCGTAAAATGGAAAAGGCGCAAACGATCTCTTCTTTAGTTTTATCTCTACGGAAGAAGGAAATGATAAAAGTTCGTCAACCGCTCCAAAGAGTAATGATACCAGTACTTGATGAAGCTCAAAAGAAAGAGATCGAGGCAGTTGAAGACTTAATAAAATCTGAAGTAAACGTAAAGGATATTGAGCTAATTGATGATGCTTCTGGTCTTTTGGTAAAACAGATAAAGCCTAATTTTAGAGTTCTTGGCCCAAGATTTGGCAAGTATATAAAACTGATTATCAGTAAGATAAATAATTTTAGCGCTGAAGATATTTCAAAAATTGAAAGTGAAGGGGAGATTGCAGTAGAAATTAACGAAAAAATGGTTAATTTGTCTTTAGATGAAGTTGAGATAAGTTCACAGGATATTGAAGGATGGTTAGTTGCCAGTAGTGGCAGCTTAACAGTAGCCCTGGACGTTAGTATTAGTCCGGAGTTGAAGAAGGAAGGTGTTGCCAGGGAGTTGGTAAACAGGATCCAGAACCTCCGAAAGGATTCAGGCTACGAAGTGACTGATACGATTGATGTAACCCTACAAAAGGACGGTATTATCGAGGATGCCGTTAACGATAATATAAGTTATATTAAGAACGAAACATTAACTGCAACTCTCGAATTTGCAGAGGTGGTAAATGATGGTGCTGAGGTTGAATTTGATGATGTTGCCACTAAATTGTTTATAAAAAAACATTAA
- a CDS encoding TonB-dependent receptor: protein MRLGLLALFLLFFSVTFAQEITVLDESTGEPVSEVAIYNKDKSISAVTNGVGKANISDFTDTEVIIFKSMSYVEAYRRKREILNNSNIVLLQSIENQLDQVTLSVARFKLKKDEIPQKIISISPSEIQMASPQTSADLLESTGQVYMQKSQMGGGSPMIRGFATNRLLLTVDGVRMNSAIFRSGNLQNVISVDPMMVESAEVILGPGSVVYGSDAIGGVINFYTLKPKFSFNEGTSFSGNIYTRFSTANNENTVHADLNIGRENWAFRTGITYSDFGDLRMGEHGPDDYLRREYAERQNGVDVMVPNADPLVQKPTGYDQLNLLQKIKYMPSKDWDINLGLIYSETSDFPRFDRLYRKRDGVLRAAEWYYGPQTWFLGNVNVNHRSNSILYDKMQFTAAYQFFGESRNDRDFGELILFNTEENVDAYSANLDFEKDFSTSKLFYGFEYVLNNINSEGSFRNIETSETGVTASRYPDASQWQSMAVYSSYQWKLNEDLSLQSGIRYNHILVDAAFDDRFYDFPFERADISTGALTGSLGLNWRQNSFVGWRLGLSTAFRAPNIDDVGKIFDSEPGSVVVPNPDLKSEYAYNAELGADFNFSDDIRLGLNGYYTYLDNAMVRRDFNLDGVTEIDYQGEPSSVQAIQNVANAYVYGVEAGLEVDFSVALRLKSQFSYTHGEENEGDEYVPLRHAAPMFGNTHLIWNKRKLRLDLFAEYNGEFEFNDLAPGEQDKPYLYALDANGNPYSPAWYTLNLTGQYKMNANWLATVSVENITDQRYRTYSSGIAAAGRNLIIALSYTF, encoded by the coding sequence ATGCGATTAGGATTACTAGCACTCTTTTTATTATTTTTTTCGGTCACTTTTGCTCAGGAGATCACTGTATTAGATGAAAGCACGGGCGAACCCGTTTCTGAAGTTGCTATTTATAATAAAGATAAGTCGATTTCCGCAGTTACTAATGGGGTTGGGAAAGCTAACATTAGTGATTTTACAGATACCGAAGTGATCATCTTTAAATCGATGTCTTACGTAGAAGCTTACCGTAGAAAGAGAGAGATTTTAAATAATAGCAATATTGTGTTGCTTCAATCAATAGAAAATCAGCTAGATCAGGTTACTTTATCTGTTGCTCGTTTTAAGCTGAAGAAAGACGAAATTCCTCAAAAGATAATAAGTATCTCCCCTTCAGAAATTCAAATGGCAAGTCCCCAAACTTCCGCAGATCTTTTAGAGAGTACTGGCCAGGTGTATATGCAAAAAAGTCAAATGGGTGGAGGAAGTCCTATGATTCGTGGTTTTGCCACCAATCGGCTTCTTCTAACGGTGGATGGTGTGCGAATGAATTCTGCGATTTTCAGAAGTGGGAATCTTCAGAATGTAATTTCAGTAGATCCCATGATGGTAGAAAGTGCTGAAGTTATTCTAGGTCCGGGATCTGTAGTTTATGGAAGTGATGCCATAGGCGGAGTCATCAATTTTTATACCCTAAAGCCGAAATTTAGCTTTAATGAAGGGACATCTTTTTCAGGAAATATCTATACCCGCTTTTCTACGGCAAATAACGAAAATACGGTACATGCAGACCTGAATATCGGCAGGGAAAACTGGGCTTTTAGAACCGGGATCACTTACTCAGATTTTGGAGATTTGCGAATGGGCGAGCACGGGCCCGATGATTACTTGAGAAGGGAATATGCAGAAAGACAGAACGGGGTGGATGTTATGGTGCCAAATGCAGATCCTTTGGTTCAGAAACCCACGGGCTATGACCAACTAAACCTGCTTCAAAAAATTAAATATATGCCTTCAAAAGATTGGGATATAAATTTGGGGCTAATTTATTCTGAAACTTCAGATTTTCCTCGATTTGACAGGCTTTATAGAAAAAGGGATGGGGTGCTGCGTGCTGCAGAATGGTATTACGGGCCGCAAACCTGGTTTTTAGGAAATGTAAATGTGAATCATAGAAGTAACTCAATTTTATATGATAAGATGCAATTTACAGCAGCCTACCAGTTTTTTGGGGAAAGCAGGAATGATAGAGATTTTGGAGAGCTAATATTGTTTAATACCGAAGAAAATGTGGATGCTTATTCGGCGAACCTGGATTTTGAAAAAGATTTTTCAACAAGTAAATTATTTTATGGTTTTGAATATGTCTTAAATAATATCAATTCTGAAGGAAGTTTTAGGAATATTGAAACTTCAGAAACCGGAGTAACCGCCAGTAGATATCCGGATGCTTCACAATGGCAATCTATGGCTGTGTATTCCAGTTATCAATGGAAATTGAACGAGGATCTTTCCCTGCAATCTGGAATTAGATATAATCATATTTTAGTAGATGCAGCTTTTGACGATCGTTTTTACGATTTTCCTTTTGAAAGAGCAGATATAAGTACCGGAGCTTTAACAGGAAGTCTTGGTTTGAACTGGCGACAAAATAGTTTTGTAGGCTGGAGATTAGGACTTTCTACTGCTTTTAGAGCACCGAATATAGATGATGTCGGGAAGATTTTTGATTCTGAACCGGGCTCGGTAGTGGTTCCAAATCCAGATTTAAAATCGGAATATGCCTATAATGCAGAGTTGGGTGCCGACTTTAATTTTTCTGATGATATTAGATTGGGGCTTAATGGTTATTATACCTATTTAGATAATGCCATGGTGCGTCGTGATTTTAATCTGGATGGAGTAACGGAAATTGATTATCAAGGCGAGCCAAGCAGTGTGCAGGCTATTCAGAATGTGGCAAATGCCTACGTATATGGAGTAGAAGCAGGACTGGAAGTAGATTTTTCTGTCGCGTTAAGGCTGAAATCTCAATTTAGTTATACCCATGGGGAGGAAAACGAAGGTGATGAGTATGTCCCGTTAAGACACGCTGCTCCTATGTTTGGTAATACTCATTTAATCTGGAACAAAAGAAAATTAAGGCTGGATCTATTTGCTGAATATAATGGTGAGTTTGAATTCAACGATCTTGCACCGGGTGAGCAGGATAAGCCTTATCTATATGCGCTGGATGCAAATGGAAACCCGTATTCTCCAGCATGGTACACCTTGAATTTAACCGGACAGTATAAAATGAATGCTAACTGGCTGGCCACAGTTTCCGTAGAAAATATTACAGATCAGCGTTACCGCACTTATTCATCGGGAATCGCCGCAGCAGGGCGAAATTTAATTATAGCCCTTTCTTATACTTTTTAA
- a CDS encoding lipoprotein signal peptidase, which translates to MSLKKAGFFIILILLIDQISKLYIKTHFALGDEVEVFDWFSILFVENEGMAWGTKIPGEYGKLALTLFRLAAIVGIGYWLWDAVRNNGSKILIFSIALIFAGAFGNIIDSVFYGIIFDDSYGHVASFLPEAGGYSSLFHGKVVDMLYFPLWKGYLPEWIPIWGGEYFTFFEPVFNIADSAISVGVAMLLVFNKRAFPKEDKAE; encoded by the coding sequence ATGTCCCTTAAAAAAGCCGGATTCTTCATTATACTGATACTTCTTATAGATCAGATCTCTAAACTATATATCAAAACTCATTTTGCTCTTGGAGACGAAGTAGAGGTTTTTGACTGGTTCAGTATACTTTTTGTTGAAAATGAAGGTATGGCCTGGGGTACAAAGATTCCCGGAGAATATGGAAAGCTTGCCTTAACACTTTTCCGTCTCGCTGCTATTGTTGGAATAGGTTACTGGCTATGGGATGCCGTTAGAAATAATGGATCTAAAATTCTAATTTTCTCTATTGCTTTAATTTTTGCCGGCGCTTTCGGGAATATCATAGATTCGGTTTTCTACGGAATTATCTTTGATGATAGCTACGGCCATGTAGCAAGCTTTTTACCGGAAGCCGGAGGATATAGTTCTCTTTTCCATGGAAAGGTAGTAGATATGCTTTATTTCCCTTTATGGAAAGGGTATTTGCCTGAGTGGATCCCTATCTGGGGTGGCGAATACTTTACTTTTTTTGAACCTGTATTTAATATAGCAGATTCTGCCATAAGTGTGGGTGTTGCCATGCTTTTGGTATTCAATAAAAGAGCGTTTCCTAAGGAGGATAAAGCTGAATAA
- a CDS encoding THC0290_0291 family protein codes for MINTRAIFVLILVLSLWSGKAFGQLSISNELGIITGPAGFFTDYGERYNLRNNLENEGFGVGLVHYINFAFKGECSCRPTKLWFTKHFRIRNEIDYLQSKLDHYGPIAQKNTESGRQLRAMHGKTQVIEAGTSLEYHLFGIREARDFAVLFAPYISLGVHYVHYKPSAFSELGPLDSPKVLFPTFEDGLFLEDGNTFAILGSAGLRYRLGRFNDLQIEARAIYYDTDKLEGLDVQGPQNKFNDFVLWFNIGYIYYLDF; via the coding sequence ATGATTAATACCAGGGCAATCTTTGTTTTAATTTTGGTTCTCTCGCTGTGGTCGGGGAAAGCTTTTGGACAGTTAAGTATCTCAAACGAATTGGGTATTATTACTGGACCCGCCGGTTTTTTCACAGACTACGGTGAACGCTATAACTTACGCAACAACCTTGAAAATGAAGGTTTTGGAGTTGGACTGGTACATTATATAAATTTCGCTTTCAAGGGTGAATGTAGTTGCCGACCTACAAAATTATGGTTCACCAAACATTTTAGAATACGTAATGAGATCGATTATTTACAATCTAAACTAGATCATTATGGCCCCATAGCCCAGAAAAATACTGAAAGTGGAAGACAATTGCGTGCCATGCACGGGAAAACCCAGGTAATTGAAGCCGGAACATCTTTAGAATACCATCTTTTCGGAATAAGGGAAGCCCGGGATTTTGCAGTCTTATTTGCTCCCTATATAAGTCTTGGCGTTCACTACGTGCATTATAAGCCAAGCGCCTTTTCTGAACTAGGCCCTTTAGATAGTCCAAAAGTATTATTCCCCACTTTTGAAGATGGTTTGTTTTTAGAGGATGGTAATACTTTTGCAATACTTGGTAGTGCAGGTCTTCGTTACAGACTGGGTAGATTTAATGACCTGCAAATAGAAGCCAGAGCTATCTATTATGATACCGATAAACTTGAAGGATTAGATGTTCAGGGACCTCAGAATAAATTTAATGACTTCGTGCTGTGGTTTAATATTGGGTATATATACTATCTTGACTTCTAA
- the recO gene encoding DNA repair protein RecO, with protein sequence MLIHTKAIIISALKYGEADLIVKAYTLSDGLCTYMLKGVLKSRKGKFKASMFQSLTQLEIVANHRGGGKMEYLKEAKVTGNYQSLHTHPIKLAMVMFLAEMLRNAIREEESNEPLFHYLEYSFQFLDSTDKIANFHLLFLLNLTRYLGFQPEMGIKDLPVFNLLDGIFQDFSSNDYCIEGKNVDLLKSFLGTDFDALQYIKMNQTSRNDFLSMLLLYYELHIEGFRKPKSLSVLNEIFG encoded by the coding sequence ATGCTTATCCACACAAAGGCCATCATAATTAGTGCTTTAAAATATGGGGAAGCCGATCTTATAGTGAAAGCGTACACGCTATCTGATGGACTTTGCACCTATATGCTCAAAGGTGTTCTAAAATCCCGGAAAGGAAAATTTAAGGCCTCCATGTTTCAAAGCTTAACCCAATTGGAAATTGTAGCGAATCATCGGGGTGGCGGTAAGATGGAGTACTTAAAAGAAGCTAAAGTAACCGGGAACTATCAAAGCCTGCATACACACCCTATAAAGCTTGCGATGGTAATGTTTCTTGCTGAAATGTTGCGAAATGCCATCCGTGAAGAAGAAAGCAATGAACCCCTGTTTCATTATCTGGAATATAGTTTTCAATTTCTGGACAGTACCGATAAAATTGCCAATTTTCATCTTTTGTTTCTTTTGAACCTTACCAGATATTTAGGCTTTCAGCCCGAAATGGGAATAAAAGACCTGCCTGTTTTTAATTTACTGGATGGTATTTTTCAGGATTTCTCTTCAAACGATTATTGTATAGAAGGTAAAAATGTAGATTTGCTGAAAAGCTTTTTAGGTACTGATTTTGATGCCTTACAATACATAAAGATGAATCAAACCTCCAGGAATGATTTTTTAAGTATGCTTTTGCTGTATTATGAATTGCATATTGAAGGCTTTCGGAAGCCAAAATCACTTAGTGTATTAAATGAAATTTTCGGTTAA
- the pncA gene encoding bifunctional nicotinamidase/pyrazinamidase — protein sequence MRGLVIIDVQNDFMPGGALAVPDGDKIVPIVNDLQKKFDLVIATQDWHPSGHASFASSYENSKEFEIIKLDGLDQVLWPEHCIQNTKGANFHPDLDTSKIEAIFRKGTNKKIDSYSGFYDNAHLKSTGLAGYLKEKGVTELYFVGLAAEYCVYFSIKDALLEGFEAILIEDGTRALRDGDFEKIKVDILRKGGKIIDAKEVNF from the coding sequence ATGAGAGGTCTAGTGATCATAGATGTGCAAAATGATTTTATGCCCGGTGGTGCATTAGCAGTTCCAGATGGAGATAAAATAGTGCCGATTGTTAACGATCTTCAGAAAAAATTTGATCTGGTAATTGCTACCCAGGACTGGCATCCTTCAGGGCATGCAAGTTTCGCATCATCATATGAGAATTCAAAAGAATTTGAAATAATTAAGCTCGATGGATTAGATCAGGTGTTATGGCCAGAACATTGTATCCAGAATACCAAAGGAGCAAATTTCCATCCAGATCTTGATACCTCAAAGATCGAGGCGATTTTTAGAAAAGGCACCAATAAAAAGATCGACAGCTATAGCGGTTTCTATGATAATGCACATCTAAAATCTACCGGTCTTGCAGGCTATTTAAAAGAGAAAGGCGTAACCGAACTTTATTTTGTAGGCCTTGCAGCGGAGTATTGTGTTTACTTTTCAATTAAAGATGCATTATTAGAAGGTTTCGAGGCAATTTTAATTGAAGACGGTACAAGGGCCTTGAGGGATGGCGATTTTGAAAAGATTAAAGTCGATATTTTAAGGAAAGGTGGTAAGATTATAGACGCTAAGGAAGTAAATTTTTAG